The proteins below are encoded in one region of Girardinichthys multiradiatus isolate DD_20200921_A chromosome 19, DD_fGirMul_XY1, whole genome shotgun sequence:
- the LOC124855442 gene encoding protein ALP1-like, giving the protein MGEEEEQQRSLMFLLTYMLLKRRRDLNNANTQRRNEIQRRIRHRQYFFQRQRRTLMMMIAGGIRSNIRTRPWTSTPRSDWWERVVMTEFQPSDWLDKFRMSQETFFYLCDKLRPRLTRQDTSFRLALPVEKRVAVALWRLASNIEYRTISALFGVGKSTVCRCVRDMCHAIVALLSSTYLRPPTEQELEDSAKVFHSYLGFPHCVAAIKTLHIAIISPSSNASDYANPAGWLSVQSQVAVSGRGHFWDVCASFPGGTDPAEILQNSSLWVTAAEGGLSPAPTPIFMGKPLRYVLLGEACYPLQRWLMKAYPEQKSRRGCRTELTEPQQLFNQRLSRALRASEEVLLRLRARWQCLSKRNDCGLDLVPTMILACCILHNMCEFHGDAFKAEWQVEVCETENQQPGHKPLTSTSMDQSDAEEVRGLFCDYFQLQRT; this is encoded by the exons ATGGGAGAAGAGGAAGAGCAGCAGCGCTCATTGATGTTTCTCCTGACCTACATGTTGCTGAAGCGCAGGAGAGACCTAAACAACGCAAACACCCAGAGGCGCAATGAAATCCAGAGACGCATCCGACATCGGCAGTATTTCTTCCAGAGGCAAAGGAGGACGCTCATG ATGATGATTGCAGGAGGAATCCGCTCCAACATCCGCACCCGTCCCTGGACCAGCACTCCCCGCTCTGACTGGTGGGAGCGGGTTGTGATGACGGAATTCCAGCCCTCTGATTGGCTGGACAAGTTTCGGATGAGCCAGGAGACCTTCTTCTACCTCTGCGACAAGCTGAGGCCCCGTCTGACTCGCCAGGACACCAGCTTCCGCCTGGCGTTGCCGGTGGAGAAGCGCGTGGCCGTGGCCCTGTGGCGTCTCGCATCCAACATCGAATACCGCACCATCAGCGCCCTGTTTGGTGTGGGGAAGTCCACCGTGTGTCGGTGTGTTAGAGACATGTGCCACGCCATAGTGGCTCTCCTTAGCTCCACATACCTGCGGCCCCCCACCGAGCAGGAGCTGGAGGACTCGGCTAAGGTCTTTCATTCCTACTTGGGCTTCCCACATTGTGTGGCTGCCATCAAAACACTTCACATAGCTATCATCAGCCCATCGAGCAACGCGTCTGACTATGCCAACCCTGCTGGATGGCTCTCTGTCCAGTCTCAG GTGGCTGTCAGTGGCCGCGGGCACTTCTGGGATGTATGTGCCAGTTTCCCAGGTGGGACTGATCCAGCTGAGATCTTACAGAACTCCTCTCTGTGGGTCACAGCTGCAGAAGGTGGACTATCTCCTGCCCCAACACCTATCTTCATGGGGAAACCACTTAG GTATGTGTTGCTGGGGGAGGCCTGCTACCCTCTTCAGAGGTGGCTGATGAAGGCCTATCCAGAGCAAAAGAGCCGGAGGGGATGCCGCACAGAGCTAACGGAGCCGCAGCAGCTGTTCAATCAGCGCCTCAGCAGGGCGCTGCGTGCCTCGGAGGAGGTGCTGTTAAGGCTCAGGGCGCGCTGGCAGTGCCTGAGCAAGAGGAACGATTGCGGGCTGGACCTGGTGCCCACAATGATCCTGGCCTGCTGCATTCTGCACAACATGTGCGAGTTCCACGGGGATGCCTTCAAAGCAGAGTGGCAGGTGGAGGTGTGCGAGACGGAGAACCAGCAGCCTGGTCACAAACCCCTGACCTCGACCAGCATGGACCAAAGTGATGCTGAGGAGGTCAGGGGCCTCTTCTGTGACTATTTCCAGCTGCAAAGAACATGA